A genome region from Nocardia sp. NBC_01730 includes the following:
- a CDS encoding tetratricopeptide repeat protein, whose product MSEPTEPPTDVELVAMERRAEALWDACDAAGAELWLRRAATGGSADAMAKLGTLLSADGRISEGIDWLETAAARGNRMAGQQLGLLHLERGDLDEAERWLRPAAEHGLPEALCNMGVLANRRGRNDEAERWYERAVRAGNPTAMRSLGLHLARRGAFDRAIELLTEAARRGRADAMAVLGALHLDQGDRLAGERWLRKGADAGDPDSMFHLALFLREQNTTYLAGDLADPEVLRAAAAIATGRTPAQQEARQWLERAAALGHPPSLRLLHDL is encoded by the coding sequence ATGTCCGAACCAACCGAGCCACCCACCGATGTCGAACTCGTCGCCATGGAGCGGCGCGCCGAGGCACTGTGGGATGCGTGCGATGCGGCGGGTGCCGAACTCTGGCTGCGCCGGGCCGCGACGGGCGGCAGCGCGGACGCCATGGCGAAGCTGGGCACACTGTTGAGCGCCGACGGGCGGATCAGCGAGGGGATCGACTGGCTGGAGACCGCCGCCGCGCGCGGCAACCGGATGGCAGGCCAGCAACTGGGCCTGCTGCATCTGGAGCGTGGGGATCTCGACGAGGCCGAGCGGTGGTTGCGACCCGCGGCCGAGCACGGACTGCCCGAAGCACTGTGCAACATGGGGGTGCTCGCCAATCGCCGCGGCCGTAACGACGAGGCCGAACGTTGGTATGAACGGGCCGTGCGCGCCGGAAATCCCACAGCCATGCGCAGTCTCGGGCTGCACCTTGCGCGCCGCGGCGCATTCGACCGCGCGATCGAGCTGCTCACCGAGGCCGCGCGCCGGGGAAGGGCCGATGCGATGGCAGTGCTCGGCGCTCTGCACCTCGACCAGGGTGATCGGCTCGCGGGTGAACGATGGCTGCGCAAAGGCGCCGACGCGGGCGACCCGGACTCGATGTTCCACCTCGCGCTGTTCCTGCGCGAACAGAACACCACCTACCTCGCGGGCGACCTCGCCGATCCCGAGGTGCTTCGCGCCGCCGCCGCGATCGCCACCGGCCGTACACCGGCGCAACAGGAGGCGAGGCAGTGGCTCGAACGCGCCGCCGCGCTCGGCCATCCCCCGTCGTTGCGGCTGCTGCACGACCTGTGA
- a CDS encoding bifunctional uroporphyrinogen-III C-methyltransferase/uroporphyrinogen-III synthase, giving the protein MSRATKKHPGRILFVGSGPGDPALLTVRAREVIGRATLAFTDPDVDKGVLALIGTSVEPGPDGERPVDVRPALGEPAEVAKTLIAEARSGHDVVRVVAGDPLTADSVIAEVNAVTRSHMVFEVLPGLPNGSAVPSYAGIALGSGHTEADVRGEVDWAALATAPGPLVLHATSGHLAETASALVEHGMAPQTPVAVTVRGTTRQQRTIEATLATLNSAASELVGPLVVTIGKVVAQRSKMSWWESRALYGWTVLVPRTKDQAAEMSERLVTHGAIPMEVPTIAVEPPRSPAQMERAVKGLVDGRYQWVVFTSTNAVRAVWEKFAEFGLDARAFSGVKIACVGEATAEKVRSFGINPELVPSGEQSSEGLLADFPPYDDIFDPVNRVLLPRADIATETLAEGLRDRGWEIDDVTAYRTVRASPPPAETREMIKTGGFDAVLFTSSSTVRNLVGIAGKPHARTIVACIGPKTAETAIEFGLRVDVQPEVAQVGPLVEALAEHAARLRAEGLLPPPRKKSRRSR; this is encoded by the coding sequence ATGAGCCGAGCTACCAAGAAGCACCCCGGTCGGATTCTCTTCGTCGGATCGGGTCCCGGTGACCCGGCGCTGCTCACCGTGCGGGCCCGTGAAGTGATCGGGCGGGCGACGCTGGCGTTCACCGACCCCGACGTCGACAAGGGCGTGCTCGCCCTGATCGGCACTTCGGTCGAGCCAGGCCCCGACGGCGAGCGCCCGGTGGACGTGCGGCCCGCGCTCGGCGAGCCCGCCGAAGTGGCCAAGACACTGATCGCCGAGGCGCGCAGCGGGCATGACGTGGTCCGCGTGGTCGCGGGCGACCCGCTGACCGCCGATTCGGTGATCGCCGAGGTCAATGCCGTCACCCGTTCGCACATGGTCTTCGAGGTGCTGCCCGGCCTGCCCAACGGCTCGGCGGTGCCCAGCTACGCGGGCATCGCGCTCGGCTCCGGGCACACCGAGGCCGACGTGCGCGGCGAGGTCGACTGGGCCGCACTCGCGACCGCGCCCGGTCCGCTCGTGCTGCACGCGACTTCCGGGCACCTGGCCGAAACCGCGAGCGCACTGGTCGAGCACGGCATGGCGCCGCAGACCCCGGTCGCGGTGACGGTGCGGGGCACTACCCGCCAGCAGCGCACCATCGAGGCCACCTTGGCCACGCTGAACAGCGCGGCCTCCGAGCTGGTTGGTCCGCTGGTGGTGACCATCGGCAAGGTGGTCGCCCAGCGTTCGAAGATGTCGTGGTGGGAGTCGCGCGCACTGTACGGCTGGACCGTGCTGGTGCCGCGTACCAAGGACCAGGCCGCCGAGATGAGCGAGCGGTTGGTCACGCACGGCGCCATCCCGATGGAGGTGCCGACGATCGCGGTCGAGCCACCGCGCAGCCCGGCGCAGATGGAACGCGCGGTCAAGGGTTTGGTCGACGGGCGCTACCAGTGGGTGGTGTTCACCTCCACCAACGCGGTGCGCGCGGTGTGGGAGAAGTTCGCGGAGTTCGGTCTGGACGCACGGGCGTTCTCCGGCGTGAAGATCGCTTGCGTCGGTGAGGCCACCGCGGAGAAGGTGCGTTCGTTCGGTATCAACCCCGAGCTGGTGCCCAGCGGTGAGCAGTCCTCCGAGGGCCTGCTCGCCGACTTCCCGCCTTACGACGATATTTTCGACCCGGTGAACCGGGTGCTGCTGCCGCGTGCGGACATCGCCACCGAGACGCTGGCCGAGGGGCTGCGCGATCGCGGCTGGGAGATCGACGACGTCACGGCCTACCGCACGGTGCGCGCATCGCCGCCGCCTGCGGAGACCCGCGAGATGATCAAGACCGGCGGCTTCGACGCGGTCCTGTTCACCTCGTCCTCCACGGTGCGCAACCTGGTCGGTATCGCGGGCAAGCCGCATGCTCGCACCATCGTGGCGTGTATCGGCCCCAAGACCGCCGAAACCGCCATCGAGTTCGGCCTGCGCGTCGACGTGCAGCCCGAGGTGGCTCAGGTCGGTCCCCTGGTCGAGGCGCTGGCCGAGCACGCCGCCCGGCTCCGCGCCGAAGGCCTTCTGCCGCCGCCCCGCAAGAAGAGCCGCCGCAGCCGCTGA
- the hemC gene encoding hydroxymethylbilane synthase has protein sequence MTMVQEGNVTAGSTRAPWRIGTRGSLLALTQAGTVRDALIAAGQPAELVVIKTAGDLSADPVQKIGVGVFTSALRDELAAGAIDIAVHSYKDLPTAQDSRFTIAAIPPREDPRDALVARDGLVLGELPAGAKIGTSAPRRAAQLRALGLGLDVVPLRGNLDTRLRKVIEGELDAVVVARAGLARIDRLDAVTEALEPVQMLSAPAQGALAVECRSEDDALIEILTGLDDAATRSSVLAERALLAELEAGCTAPIGALAEVVESLDDEGRIVDELSLRACAAAVDGSDVLRASMVGAPTEAAELGRALARELLDMGARELLAAEPDDGSRAQAVSSPDTDLPNPSPMENSQ, from the coding sequence ATGACCATGGTGCAGGAGGGCAACGTGACCGCAGGCAGCACACGTGCGCCGTGGCGGATCGGCACCCGAGGAAGCCTGCTCGCTCTCACCCAGGCGGGCACGGTGCGCGACGCACTGATCGCCGCGGGGCAACCGGCCGAGCTAGTCGTGATCAAGACCGCCGGTGACCTGTCGGCGGACCCGGTGCAGAAGATCGGTGTCGGCGTGTTCACCTCCGCGCTGCGCGACGAGCTGGCCGCCGGTGCCATCGATATCGCGGTGCACTCCTATAAGGATCTGCCGACCGCGCAGGATTCGCGCTTCACCATCGCCGCGATCCCGCCCCGCGAGGACCCGCGCGACGCCCTGGTGGCGCGCGACGGACTGGTGCTCGGCGAGCTGCCCGCGGGCGCCAAGATCGGCACCTCCGCGCCGCGGCGCGCGGCGCAGCTGCGGGCACTCGGCCTCGGCCTGGACGTCGTCCCGCTGCGTGGCAACCTGGACACCCGGCTGCGCAAGGTCATCGAGGGCGAGCTGGACGCTGTCGTGGTGGCCAGGGCCGGACTGGCCCGCATCGATCGGCTGGACGCGGTCACGGAGGCACTCGAGCCGGTGCAGATGCTTTCCGCCCCTGCCCAGGGCGCCCTTGCGGTCGAATGCCGCAGCGAAGACGACGCGCTCATCGAGATTCTCACCGGCTTGGACGACGCGGCCACCCGCTCGTCGGTACTCGCCGAACGGGCGCTGCTAGCGGAGCTGGAGGCCGGTTGCACCGCGCCGATCGGCGCGCTCGCCGAGGTCGTCGAGTCGCTCGACGACGAAGGACGGATCGTGGACGAGCTTTCGCTGCGCGCGTGCGCGGCGGCCGTCGACGGGTCCGATGTGTTGCGGGCGTCGATGGTCGGCGCCCCCACGGAGGCGGCGGAGCTCGGCCGTGCGCTGGCCCGCGAGCTGCTCGACATGGGCGCGCGCGAGCTTCTCGCGGCCGAACCGGACGACGGTTCCCGCGCCCAGGCGGTGAGTTCGCCCGACACAGACTTGCCCAATCCCAGCCCAATGGAGAACAGCCAATGA
- a CDS encoding glutamyl-tRNA reductase, which yields MSVLLVGISHRSAPVAVLEKVAITDADRPKLIDRMLASSHISEAMIVSTCNRVEVYAVVDAFHGGLADVGDLLTKHSGLPLPDLTKHAYVRYSEAAAEHLFAVASGLDSMVVGEQQVLSQIRGAYASADAQQAVGRTLHELSQHALRVGKRVHSETGIDRAGASVVSVALDRAQHVLGPLAGRTAVVVGAGAMGGLAVAHLSRAGIGRIIVVNRTIQRARRLAEIAATHGVEADARELSRLTEAMAAADVAVTCTGAVGAVVTLADTHRALTDRERGGEFATVERPLVFCDLGLPRDVEHAVAGLPGVTVIDIETLQRDPAAGAAADDTAAARSIVADELAKYLAGQRMAEVTPTVAALRQRAAEVVEAELLRLGSRLPGLADPERDEVARTVRRVVDKLLHAPTVRVKQLASTPGGDSYAEALRELFELKPGAAQAVAAPMEITALPGEGAELTLADGEIALADDFTAGHRGEEQGQTA from the coding sequence ATGAGCGTTCTGCTCGTCGGCATCTCGCATCGCAGCGCGCCGGTGGCGGTGCTGGAGAAGGTCGCGATCACCGATGCGGACCGGCCGAAGCTCATCGACCGCATGCTCGCCTCCAGCCACATCTCCGAGGCGATGATCGTCTCCACCTGCAACCGGGTCGAGGTCTACGCGGTGGTCGATGCCTTTCACGGCGGCCTCGCCGACGTCGGCGACCTGCTGACCAAGCACTCCGGACTGCCGCTGCCCGATCTGACCAAGCACGCCTACGTCCGCTACTCCGAGGCTGCCGCCGAGCATCTGTTCGCCGTGGCCAGCGGCCTGGACTCGATGGTGGTCGGCGAGCAGCAGGTGCTCAGCCAGATCCGCGGCGCCTACGCCTCCGCCGACGCCCAGCAGGCGGTCGGGCGGACCCTGCACGAGCTGTCCCAGCATGCGCTGCGGGTCGGCAAGCGGGTGCACTCCGAGACCGGGATCGACCGTGCCGGCGCGTCCGTGGTGTCGGTGGCGCTGGATCGCGCGCAGCACGTGCTCGGCCCGCTGGCCGGACGGACCGCCGTGGTCGTCGGCGCCGGCGCGATGGGCGGTCTCGCGGTGGCGCATCTTTCGCGCGCCGGGATCGGCCGGATCATCGTGGTGAACCGCACCATCCAGCGGGCGCGCAGGCTCGCCGAGATCGCGGCCACGCACGGCGTCGAGGCCGACGCGCGGGAGCTGTCCCGGCTCACCGAGGCGATGGCCGCGGCCGACGTGGCAGTCACCTGTACCGGCGCGGTCGGCGCGGTCGTGACGTTGGCCGACACCCACCGTGCGCTCACCGACCGGGAGCGCGGCGGCGAATTCGCGACAGTTGAGCGGCCTTTGGTGTTCTGCGATCTCGGCCTGCCCCGCGACGTCGAGCACGCCGTGGCCGGGCTGCCCGGTGTCACAGTCATCGACATCGAGACGTTGCAGCGCGATCCCGCGGCGGGCGCGGCTGCCGACGACACCGCGGCCGCGCGCTCGATCGTCGCCGACGAGCTCGCCAAATACCTTGCCGGACAGCGGATGGCGGAGGTCACCCCGACCGTAGCCGCGCTGCGCCAGCGCGCCGCGGAGGTGGTCGAGGCCGAACTGCTCCGACTGGGTTCGCGGCTGCCCGGTCTCGCGGATCCGGAGCGTGACGAGGTCGCGCGCACCGTGCGCCGCGTGGTCGACAAGCTATTGCACGCGCCAACGGTGCGGGTCAAGCAACTGGCGTCCACGCCGGGCGGTGACAGTTATGCCGAGGCGCTGCGTGAACTGTTCGAACTGAAACCCGGTGCCGCGCAGGCGGTCGCCGCACCGATGGAGATCACCGCGCTCCCCGGCGAGGGCGCCGAACTCACACTGGCCGACGGCGAGATCGCCTTGGCCGACGACTTCACCGCCGGGCATCGCGGAGAGGAACAGGGGCAGACGGCATGA
- a CDS encoding redox-sensing transcriptional repressor Rex, producing MTEQHEAPGGVSGRALQKDIPQATVARLATYLRVLAVLADDGVAIVSSEELAVAAGVNSAKLRKDLSFLGPNGVRGVGYDVAKLRSRIEDVLGLSQGHRVVLVGAGNLGRALVGYRGFQRRGFTVVGMFDNHPDVIGMSVAGLVVGDVAALAEAVSALEPTIAVITVPDDAAQDVCDRLVASGLQSILSFAPCELVAPATVEVRRVDLAVEMQMLSFERVRNAEPAPFPEIAHAGSGRIAHRLPATHSTATHPGLKHSATSHTATEPSSKGSVVTP from the coding sequence GTGACAGAGCAGCATGAGGCGCCAGGCGGCGTCTCCGGCAGGGCTCTGCAGAAGGACATCCCGCAGGCCACCGTCGCGCGGCTGGCCACCTATCTTCGGGTCCTCGCCGTATTGGCCGATGACGGTGTGGCCATCGTATCGAGTGAGGAACTGGCTGTCGCGGCGGGTGTCAATTCGGCCAAGTTGCGCAAGGATCTGTCGTTCCTCGGGCCCAACGGCGTGCGTGGTGTCGGCTATGACGTGGCCAAGCTGCGGTCGAGGATCGAGGACGTGCTCGGCCTGTCGCAGGGCCACCGTGTCGTGCTCGTCGGCGCGGGGAACCTGGGGCGTGCCCTGGTCGGCTACCGCGGGTTCCAGCGGCGCGGGTTCACCGTGGTCGGCATGTTCGACAACCACCCCGACGTGATCGGTATGTCGGTCGCGGGTCTGGTGGTGGGCGATGTCGCCGCGCTGGCCGAGGCCGTCTCCGCGCTGGAACCGACCATCGCGGTCATCACCGTCCCCGACGACGCGGCTCAGGATGTGTGCGACCGGCTGGTGGCCTCCGGATTGCAGTCGATTTTGAGCTTCGCCCCCTGCGAGTTGGTCGCGCCGGCGACGGTCGAGGTCCGCCGGGTGGATCTGGCCGTCGAGATGCAGATGCTGTCGTTCGAACGGGTGCGCAATGCCGAGCCCGCCCCGTTCCCCGAGATCGCGCATGCCGGGTCCGGACGCATTGCGCACCGCCTCCCGGCGACGCATTCGACGGCGACGCACCCGGGACTCAAGCACTCGGCAACCTCGCATACGGCAACGGAGCCAAGCAGCAAGGGATCGGTGGTCACACCATGA
- a CDS encoding glutaredoxin family protein, which translates to MTNPTHSVTLLTRVGCGLCVLALEQLRAICAEFDIEPRTVDVDEAAVTDPGLRAEYGDRLPVVLLDGREHSYFDVDEARLRADLKR; encoded by the coding sequence ATGACCAATCCCACACATTCGGTGACGTTGCTGACCAGAGTGGGCTGCGGCCTGTGCGTGCTCGCACTGGAACAGCTGCGTGCGATCTGCGCCGAATTCGACATCGAACCGCGGACCGTGGACGTCGACGAAGCCGCCGTAACCGACCCTGGCCTGCGCGCGGAGTATGGCGACCGGCTTCCTGTCGTACTGCTGGACGGCCGTGAGCACAGCTATTTCGATGTAGACGAGGCCCGATTGCGCGCGGACCTGAAGCGCTGA
- a CDS encoding HAD family hydrolase, which translates to MAKAGFIAGRFGEFPARWNLSQVGQGLQDQLARISRSPFGPSEEELRANLAGEASADAALTLHDAELAAGEAEMVGLEVPRDLTAAAFFDVDNTMVQGASIVHFARGLAARKYFKTSDLVDVAWKQVKFRITGKESSTDMVSGKEKALAFIAGRPTAELAALGEEIYDEIIADKIWPGTRALAQMHLDAGQQVWLVTATPVELAQVIAKRLGLTGALGTVAESVDGKFTGRLVGDILHGLGKAHAVRTLAIREGLNLKRCTAYSDSHNDVPMLSLVGTAVAINPDSDLREVAKNRGWEIRDFRTGRKAAKIGVPTALALGAAGGAVAAAVTRHRDSH; encoded by the coding sequence GTGGCAAAAGCCGGATTCATCGCGGGGCGGTTCGGTGAGTTTCCGGCACGGTGGAATCTGAGTCAGGTGGGCCAGGGTCTGCAAGATCAGCTCGCCCGTATCTCGCGTAGCCCTTTCGGCCCGAGCGAAGAGGAATTGCGCGCGAACCTGGCCGGTGAGGCGAGCGCGGACGCCGCACTGACACTGCACGACGCGGAACTGGCCGCCGGCGAGGCGGAGATGGTCGGCCTCGAGGTGCCACGCGATCTGACCGCGGCGGCGTTCTTCGATGTCGACAACACCATGGTGCAGGGCGCGTCCATCGTGCATTTCGCCCGCGGCCTCGCCGCACGCAAGTACTTCAAGACCTCCGACCTGGTGGATGTCGCCTGGAAACAGGTGAAGTTCCGGATCACCGGCAAGGAAAGCAGCACCGACATGGTCAGCGGCAAGGAGAAAGCGTTGGCGTTCATCGCCGGGCGTCCGACTGCCGAACTGGCCGCACTCGGCGAGGAGATCTACGACGAGATCATCGCCGACAAGATCTGGCCCGGCACCCGCGCGCTCGCGCAGATGCATCTGGACGCGGGTCAGCAGGTGTGGCTGGTGACCGCGACGCCGGTCGAGCTGGCGCAGGTGATCGCGAAGCGGCTCGGGCTCACCGGCGCGCTGGGCACGGTCGCCGAAAGCGTGGACGGGAAGTTCACCGGGCGCCTGGTCGGCGACATCTTGCACGGCCTCGGCAAGGCGCATGCGGTGCGCACCCTGGCGATTCGAGAGGGCCTGAACCTCAAGCGGTGCACCGCCTACTCCGACAGCCACAACGACGTGCCGATGCTCTCGCTGGTCGGTACCGCGGTGGCGATCAACCCAGATTCCGATCTGCGCGAGGTGGCCAAGAACCGGGGCTGGGAGATCCGCGACTTCCGCACCGGGCGCAAGGCCGCCAAGATCGGTGTACCGACTGCCCTCGCCCTCGGCGCTGCCGGCGGCGCCGTCGCCGCGGCGGTGACCCGCCACCGCGACAGCCACTAG
- a CDS encoding lysophospholipid acyltransferase family protein yields MNDVAKVIPLHDLQIEPRQRPIPRRWPETSAGVPAPSPVTSLTERLAAVSPPPPQSLSGLVRGALGRQIGKTAEYARRRLAGDYQVDEFGFDEHLLESVVLPALRPMSELWFRAEVSGMENIPEAGGALIVANHAGTVPLDGLMLQLAVHDRHPKQRALRLLAADLIFEMPVLGALARKAGHTLACREDAERLLRSGELTGVFPEGFKGVGKQFADRYKLQRFGRGGFVAAAVRTGVPIIPCSIVGSEEIYPKLADLKPLARLLGLPYFPVTPLFPHFGLLGAVPLPSKWYIEFGAPIPTTGYEPEAADDPMTMFEVTDQVRETIQQTLYKLLTKRRNIFMG; encoded by the coding sequence ATGAACGACGTAGCGAAGGTCATTCCACTGCACGACCTCCAGATCGAGCCGCGCCAGCGGCCGATCCCGCGACGCTGGCCCGAGACCTCGGCAGGCGTGCCCGCGCCGAGCCCGGTGACGTCGCTGACGGAGCGTCTCGCCGCCGTCTCGCCGCCCCCGCCGCAGTCGCTGTCGGGGCTGGTGCGCGGCGCGCTCGGCAGGCAGATCGGCAAGACCGCCGAATACGCGCGCCGCAGGCTCGCAGGTGACTACCAGGTCGACGAGTTCGGCTTCGACGAGCACCTACTCGAATCGGTCGTTCTGCCCGCACTGCGCCCGATGTCGGAACTGTGGTTTCGAGCGGAGGTCAGCGGGATGGAGAACATCCCGGAGGCGGGCGGCGCGCTGATCGTGGCCAACCACGCGGGCACCGTGCCGCTGGACGGCCTGATGCTGCAGCTGGCCGTACACGACCGGCACCCGAAACAGCGCGCGCTACGCTTGCTCGCCGCCGACTTGATCTTCGAGATGCCGGTGCTCGGCGCGCTCGCCCGCAAGGCTGGACACACGCTGGCCTGCCGCGAGGATGCCGAGCGGCTCCTGCGCTCCGGCGAGCTGACCGGCGTGTTCCCGGAGGGCTTCAAGGGCGTCGGCAAGCAGTTCGCCGACCGCTACAAACTGCAGCGCTTCGGCCGCGGCGGTTTCGTCGCCGCGGCAGTGCGCACCGGCGTGCCGATCATCCCGTGCTCCATCGTCGGTTCCGAGGAGATCTACCCGAAGCTGGCCGATCTCAAGCCGCTGGCCAGGCTGCTCGGCCTGCCGTACTTCCCGGTGACCCCGCTGTTCCCGCACTTCGGCCTGCTCGGCGCAGTGCCGCTGCCTTCGAAGTGGTACATCGAGTTCGGCGCCCCGATCCCGACCACCGGCTACGAGCCCGAAGCGGCCGACGACCCGATGACCATGTTCGAGGTCACCGACCAGGTGCGCGAGACCATCCAGCAGACGCTGTACAAGCTGCTCACCAAGCGCCGCAACATATTCATGGGGTGA
- a CDS encoding NAD-dependent epimerase/dehydratase family protein, protein MGSDVRDGQTPKVVLVTGASRFFGGNVVARLAQDPGIERILAVDTMTPGRELQRRMGRAEFVRADIRNPLIRKVIDGGAVDTVVHAAVLARPPGGGSRAVMKDLNVLGAMQLFAVCQKAPSVRRVVLRSSSAVYGCSAKDPAKFSEEMSARTPPRGGFARDMIEIEGFVRGLARRRPDIATTILRLAPIVGPRLAGRGVQYLRSPVTPTVFGRDARMQLLHEEDAVAALTLAARTMPSGTYNIAGDGALSLSQAVRRAGRVELPVPFTVFRTAGRLLMGPVMREFSGEQLDYFHFGCGLDTTRMRAELGFVPRWTTVQAFDDFIGGAALRPVVDPAWIDAAEHKLLGLLGAGTGAQQ, encoded by the coding sequence GTGGGTTCTGACGTGCGGGACGGACAGACGCCGAAGGTCGTGCTGGTCACCGGGGCCAGCCGGTTCTTCGGCGGTAACGTCGTCGCCCGGCTAGCCCAGGATCCCGGCATCGAGCGCATCCTCGCCGTCGACACGATGACCCCCGGCCGTGAGCTCCAGCGCCGCATGGGCCGCGCGGAATTCGTCCGCGCGGACATTCGAAATCCCTTGATCCGTAAGGTGATCGATGGTGGTGCGGTGGATACCGTAGTGCACGCCGCGGTGCTGGCGCGGCCACCGGGGGGCGGCAGCCGCGCGGTGATGAAGGATCTCAATGTCCTCGGCGCCATGCAGCTGTTCGCGGTGTGCCAGAAGGCGCCGTCGGTGCGCAGGGTTGTGCTGCGCTCCTCGTCGGCGGTGTACGGTTGCAGCGCGAAGGATCCCGCGAAATTCAGCGAGGAAATGAGCGCGCGGACGCCGCCGCGCGGCGGGTTCGCGCGCGACATGATCGAAATCGAAGGTTTCGTCCGCGGGCTGGCCCGGCGCCGCCCGGATATCGCCACGACTATTCTGCGATTGGCGCCGATCGTCGGTCCGCGGCTGGCCGGTCGTGGGGTGCAATATCTGCGTTCACCGGTCACGCCGACCGTTTTCGGCCGGGATGCCAGGATGCAGCTGTTGCACGAGGAGGACGCGGTCGCCGCGCTGACTCTCGCGGCGCGCACCATGCCGAGCGGCACCTACAACATCGCAGGCGACGGTGCGCTGTCGCTGTCGCAGGCGGTCCGGCGGGCGGGCCGGGTCGAGCTGCCCGTGCCGTTCACCGTGTTCCGCACCGCGGGGCGGCTGCTGATGGGCCCTGTGATGCGCGAGTTCTCCGGCGAGCAGCTCGACTATTTCCATTTCGGTTGTGGTCTGGACACCACGCGCATGCGCGCCGAACTCGGGTTCGTGCCGCGCTGGACGACGGTCCAGGCGTTCGATGACTTCATCGGGGGCGCAGCGTTGCGGCCCGTGGTCGATCCGGCATGGATCGACGCCGCAGAACACAAACTGCTCGGCCTTCTCGGGGCCGGTACGGGAGCACAGCAATGA
- a CDS encoding 30S ribosomal protein bS22 encodes MGSVIKKRRKRMSKKKHRKLLRRTRVQRRKLGK; translated from the coding sequence ATGGGTTCTGTGATCAAGAAGCGCCGCAAGCGCATGTCGAAGAAGAAGCACCGCAAGCTGCTTCGCCGCACGCGTGTCCAGCGGCGCAAACTCGGCAAGTAA
- a CDS encoding helix-turn-helix domain-containing protein has protein sequence MSSNKMSANSSGASGGSGPSSGRGTSRSQSGSASQGQSVLGGGTQFLTVAEVANLMRVSKMTVYRLVHSGELPAVRVGRSFRVHAKAVHDYLETSYFDAG, from the coding sequence ATGTCTTCGAACAAGATGTCTGCAAATAGTTCAGGAGCGTCCGGTGGCTCCGGTCCCTCGAGCGGCCGGGGCACCTCCCGATCGCAAAGTGGGTCCGCGTCCCAGGGACAATCCGTGCTCGGTGGTGGCACCCAGTTCCTCACCGTCGCCGAAGTAGCGAATCTGATGCGGGTGTCCAAGATGACGGTCTATCGGCTGGTGCATTCCGGCGAGTTGCCTGCCGTGCGGGTCGGTCGATCGTTCCGTGTGCATGCCAAGGCGGTACACGACTACCTGGAAACGTCCTACTTCGACGCCGGATGA
- the proC gene encoding pyrroline-5-carboxylate reductase encodes MTRIAVIGGGRIGEALIAGVLESGRLAKDLVVVETHRERAHQIADRFNVRVTDDVADAAVGADLLVIAVKPADVDAVLAPLAKAELGSDRDQVLLSLAAGVPTVRLEGKLPAGFPVVRVMPNTPMLVGQGMSVIAPGRYARPQHLELVTEVLAAVGKVVTVAETQMDAVTAVSGSGPAYFFLVVEAMVDAGVGLGLTRDVATELVVQTMVGSAALLDGSGQTAAELRAAVTSPAGTTAAAVRELERGGLRSAFLEALDAAKQRSAEQGASAE; translated from the coding sequence ATGACGAGAATTGCTGTGATCGGTGGCGGGCGCATCGGGGAGGCGTTGATCGCCGGGGTGCTGGAATCCGGACGACTGGCCAAGGACCTGGTCGTCGTGGAGACCCACCGGGAACGGGCCCATCAGATCGCCGATCGCTTCAATGTGCGGGTCACCGACGACGTGGCCGATGCCGCGGTGGGCGCGGACCTGCTGGTGATCGCCGTGAAGCCCGCCGATGTCGACGCCGTGCTCGCCCCGCTTGCCAAGGCGGAGCTCGGCAGCGACCGCGACCAGGTGCTCCTCTCGCTGGCGGCAGGGGTGCCGACGGTGCGTCTGGAAGGCAAGTTGCCCGCAGGTTTCCCGGTGGTACGGGTGATGCCGAATACGCCGATGCTGGTGGGGCAGGGCATGAGCGTGATCGCGCCGGGACGCTACGCCCGGCCACAGCATCTGGAGCTGGTGACCGAGGTGCTCGCCGCGGTCGGCAAGGTCGTCACCGTCGCGGAGACGCAGATGGACGCGGTTACCGCGGTGTCCGGCTCCGGCCCCGCCTACTTCTTCCTTGTCGTCGAGGCCATGGTGGACGCGGGCGTCGGACTCGGGCTCACCAGGGACGTGGCCACCGAGCTCGTGGTGCAGACCATGGTCGGCTCGGCGGCGCTGCTGGACGGATCCGGCCAGACGGCCGCCGAACTGCGCGCAGCGGTCACATCGCCCGCGGGCACCACTGCGGCCGCAGTACGTGAGCTGGAGCGCGGCGGACTGCGCTCGGCGTTTCTGGAGGCGCTCGATGCGGCGAAGCAACGGTCAGCGGAACAGGGCGCTTCAGCGGAATGA